One window of the Vigna radiata var. radiata cultivar VC1973A chromosome 1, Vradiata_ver6, whole genome shotgun sequence genome contains the following:
- the LOC111241266 gene encoding uncharacterized protein LOC111241266, producing MASLTRPSAASLARRCTRRTSPTPSTPTTATCSYATRTTACGRLASRPSRPIPFQNASPVSGKACKNDVAVKILQSSNSIKLRLSAIIAVDYKPNPEEAIATLFALQEERVSMAAKVKSAALCLSQWRRLSRTAKLPYFNFPSMEANAKQRR from the exons ATGGCTTCGTTGACGAGGCCAAGCGCGGCTTCTCTCGCCCGGAGATGTACAAGGAGAACCTCGCCGACACCGTCGACGCCTACGACCGCCACGTGTTCCTATGCTACAAGAACCACAGCGTGTGGCCGCCTCGCATCGAGGCCTTCGAGGCCGATCCCCTTCCAAAACGCGTCGCCAGTGTCTGGAAAAGCTTGCAAAAACGACGTCGCCGTCAAG ATTCTGCAGAGTAGCAATAGCATCAAGCTGAGACTGAGTGCTATAATCGCTGTTGATTACAAACCCAACCCAGAAGAAGCAATTGCTACCTTATTTGCTTTGCAAGAAGAGAGAGTAAGCATGGCTGCCAAAGTCAAGTCTGCTGCTCTCTGCCTATCACAATGGAGGAGACTCAGCAGAACTGCCAAACTTCCATACTTTAACTTTCCTTCAATGGAAGCAAACGCA aaacaaagaagatga